One genomic segment of Cygnus olor isolate bCygOlo1 chromosome 20, bCygOlo1.pri.v2, whole genome shotgun sequence includes these proteins:
- the NCBP3 gene encoding nuclear cap-binding protein subunit 3 isoform X1, which translates to MAAVRGLRISVKAEEPRGPEPEPMEVEEGELDAIPVRRSLRELLPVRDGQGERRRDRLLRGGRDTSRRYENKAGSFITGIDVTSKEAIEKKEQRAKRFHFRAEVNLAQRNVALDRDMMKKAIPKVRLDTIYICGVDEMSTQDIFAYFKEYPPAHIEWLDDTSCNVVWLDEVTATRALINMSSLPDQEKTKSRENNEEKTAEKNKKGKQEESSDDEAEEGEVEDENPSDVELDALSQVEEDSLLRNDLRPANKLAKGNKLFMRFATKDDKKELGAARRSQYYMKYGNPNYGGMKGILSNSWKRRYHSRRIHRDVIKKRTLIGDDVGLTPPYKHRHSGLVNVPEEPIEEEEEEEEDQDMDEDDRVVVEYRDELQPFKQSRDRSAARRSSASASDSDEMDYDLELKMISTPSPKKSMKMTMYADEVESQLKNIRNSMRADSIATSNVKNRIGSKGSSEKVVDVRLLLEEKRQHNNGPRQQNSTVKSDVRQRLGKRPHSPEVKPPSSTSAPRREPISDVHSRLGIPKQDVKGLYSDTREKKSGNLWTRLGSAPKTQEKTSDKPENPVTSPEEEDSELQRVWGALIKEKEQSRQKKSRLDNLPSLQIEISRESSSGSDTES; encoded by the exons CGAGCCCGAGCCTATGGAAGTAGAAGAAGGCGAGCTGGATGCTATCCCCGTGAGGCGCTCGCTCCGGGAGCTCCTCCCGGTGAGGGACGGGCAGGGGGAGCGAAGGAGGGACCGGCTCCTGAGGGGGGGCAGG gaCACTAGTAGGAgatatgaaaacaaagctggaaGTTTCATTACTGGAATAGATGTAACATCCAAG GAAGCAAttgagaaaaaggaacaaagagcaAAACGCTTTCATTTTCGAGCTGAGGTGAATCTTGCCCAAAGGAATGTAGCACTGGATCGGGACATGATGAAGAAAG CAATTCCTAAAGTGAGACTGGACACAATTTACATTTGTGGGGTGGATGAAATGAGTACACAGGACATCTTTGCCTATTTCAAAGAATATCCTCCTGCTCATATAGAGTGGCTAGATGATACGTCAT GTAATGTGGTCTGGCTTGATGAAGTAACAGCAACACGGGCTCTAATAAATATGAGTTCCTTGCCTGatcaggagaaaacaaaaagcagagaaaacaatgaagagaagacagctgaaaaaaacaagaaag gaaaacaggaggaaagTTCTGATGATGAGGCAGAAGAAGGAGAGGTAGAGGATGAGAATCCGAGTGATGTTGAG TTGGATGCCCTGTCCCAGGTAGAAGAGGATTCTCTCCTGCGTAATGATCTTCGCCCTGCCAATAAACTGGCTAAAGGAAACAAGCTATTCATGAGATTTGCTACTAAAG atgacaaaaaagagctgggagctgcaagGCGAAGCCAATATTACATGAAGTACGGCAATCCCAATTATGGAGGCATGAAGGGGATTCTTAGTAATTCTTG GAAACGAAGATACCATTCACGACGAATCCACCGGGATGTCATAAAGAAGAGGACACTTATTGGGGATGATGTTGGCTTAACTCCTCCTTATAAACATCGTCATTCAG GCTTAGTAAATGTTCCTGAGGAGCCTattgaggaggaagaggaggaggaagaagatcAGGATATGGATGAAGATGACAGAGTTGTTGTAGAATACCGTGATGAACTGCAACCTTTCAAACAGTCTCGAGACCGCAGTGCAGCAAGACGATCAAGTGCAAGTGCATCTGATTCTGATGAAATGGACTATGATCTTGAATTGAAAATGATATCAACCCCCTCTCCCAAAAAGAGCATGAAAATGACAATGTATGCAGATGAGGTCGAATcgcaactgaaaaatattag gaattcTATGCGAGCAGATAGCATAGCGACCAGTAATGTCAAAAACCGGATTGGCAGTAAAGGATCATCGGAGAAAGTTGTAGATGTAAGACTACTGTTAGAAGAAAAACGTCAGCATAATAATGGGCCGCGCCAGCAAAACAGCACTGTAAAATCAG ATGTGCGGCAAAGACTGGGAAAAAGACCCCATTCTCCAGAAGTTAAGCCTCCAAGTAGTACTTCTGCTCCTCGTCGAGAACCGATATCTGATGTACACAGCCGGTTAGGAATCCCCAAACAAGATGTAAAAGGCCTCTACTCTGAtaccagagagaagaaatcag GTAATTTATGGACCCGATTAGGGTCTGCTCCGAAGACACAAGAAAAGACTTCAGATAAACCTGAAAACCCTGTGACAtctccagaggaggaggatTCAGAGCTCCAAAGGGTTTGGGGTGCTctcattaaggaaaaagaacagtCTCGACAAAAAAAGAGTCGATTGGATAATTTACCATCTCTACAAATTGAAATCAGCCGGGAAAGCAGTTCTGGATCAGATACTGAATCATGA
- the NCBP3 gene encoding nuclear cap-binding protein subunit 3 isoform X2: MAAVRGLRISVKAEEPRGPEPEPMEVEEGELDAIPVRRSLRELLPDTSRRYENKAGSFITGIDVTSKEAIEKKEQRAKRFHFRAEVNLAQRNVALDRDMMKKAIPKVRLDTIYICGVDEMSTQDIFAYFKEYPPAHIEWLDDTSCNVVWLDEVTATRALINMSSLPDQEKTKSRENNEEKTAEKNKKGKQEESSDDEAEEGEVEDENPSDVELDALSQVEEDSLLRNDLRPANKLAKGNKLFMRFATKDDKKELGAARRSQYYMKYGNPNYGGMKGILSNSWKRRYHSRRIHRDVIKKRTLIGDDVGLTPPYKHRHSGLVNVPEEPIEEEEEEEEDQDMDEDDRVVVEYRDELQPFKQSRDRSAARRSSASASDSDEMDYDLELKMISTPSPKKSMKMTMYADEVESQLKNIRNSMRADSIATSNVKNRIGSKGSSEKVVDVRLLLEEKRQHNNGPRQQNSTVKSDVRQRLGKRPHSPEVKPPSSTSAPRREPISDVHSRLGIPKQDVKGLYSDTREKKSGNLWTRLGSAPKTQEKTSDKPENPVTSPEEEDSELQRVWGALIKEKEQSRQKKSRLDNLPSLQIEISRESSSGSDTES, encoded by the exons CGAGCCCGAGCCTATGGAAGTAGAAGAAGGCGAGCTGGATGCTATCCCCGTGAGGCGCTCGCTCCGGGAGCTCCTCCCG gaCACTAGTAGGAgatatgaaaacaaagctggaaGTTTCATTACTGGAATAGATGTAACATCCAAG GAAGCAAttgagaaaaaggaacaaagagcaAAACGCTTTCATTTTCGAGCTGAGGTGAATCTTGCCCAAAGGAATGTAGCACTGGATCGGGACATGATGAAGAAAG CAATTCCTAAAGTGAGACTGGACACAATTTACATTTGTGGGGTGGATGAAATGAGTACACAGGACATCTTTGCCTATTTCAAAGAATATCCTCCTGCTCATATAGAGTGGCTAGATGATACGTCAT GTAATGTGGTCTGGCTTGATGAAGTAACAGCAACACGGGCTCTAATAAATATGAGTTCCTTGCCTGatcaggagaaaacaaaaagcagagaaaacaatgaagagaagacagctgaaaaaaacaagaaag gaaaacaggaggaaagTTCTGATGATGAGGCAGAAGAAGGAGAGGTAGAGGATGAGAATCCGAGTGATGTTGAG TTGGATGCCCTGTCCCAGGTAGAAGAGGATTCTCTCCTGCGTAATGATCTTCGCCCTGCCAATAAACTGGCTAAAGGAAACAAGCTATTCATGAGATTTGCTACTAAAG atgacaaaaaagagctgggagctgcaagGCGAAGCCAATATTACATGAAGTACGGCAATCCCAATTATGGAGGCATGAAGGGGATTCTTAGTAATTCTTG GAAACGAAGATACCATTCACGACGAATCCACCGGGATGTCATAAAGAAGAGGACACTTATTGGGGATGATGTTGGCTTAACTCCTCCTTATAAACATCGTCATTCAG GCTTAGTAAATGTTCCTGAGGAGCCTattgaggaggaagaggaggaggaagaagatcAGGATATGGATGAAGATGACAGAGTTGTTGTAGAATACCGTGATGAACTGCAACCTTTCAAACAGTCTCGAGACCGCAGTGCAGCAAGACGATCAAGTGCAAGTGCATCTGATTCTGATGAAATGGACTATGATCTTGAATTGAAAATGATATCAACCCCCTCTCCCAAAAAGAGCATGAAAATGACAATGTATGCAGATGAGGTCGAATcgcaactgaaaaatattag gaattcTATGCGAGCAGATAGCATAGCGACCAGTAATGTCAAAAACCGGATTGGCAGTAAAGGATCATCGGAGAAAGTTGTAGATGTAAGACTACTGTTAGAAGAAAAACGTCAGCATAATAATGGGCCGCGCCAGCAAAACAGCACTGTAAAATCAG ATGTGCGGCAAAGACTGGGAAAAAGACCCCATTCTCCAGAAGTTAAGCCTCCAAGTAGTACTTCTGCTCCTCGTCGAGAACCGATATCTGATGTACACAGCCGGTTAGGAATCCCCAAACAAGATGTAAAAGGCCTCTACTCTGAtaccagagagaagaaatcag GTAATTTATGGACCCGATTAGGGTCTGCTCCGAAGACACAAGAAAAGACTTCAGATAAACCTGAAAACCCTGTGACAtctccagaggaggaggatTCAGAGCTCCAAAGGGTTTGGGGTGCTctcattaaggaaaaagaacagtCTCGACAAAAAAAGAGTCGATTGGATAATTTACCATCTCTACAAATTGAAATCAGCCGGGAAAGCAGTTCTGGATCAGATACTGAATCATGA
- the NCBP3 gene encoding nuclear cap-binding protein subunit 3 isoform X4 encodes MMKKAIPKVRLDTIYICGVDEMSTQDIFAYFKEYPPAHIEWLDDTSCNVVWLDEVTATRALINMSSLPDQEKTKSRENNEEKTAEKNKKGKQEESSDDEAEEGEVEDENPSDVELDALSQVEEDSLLRNDLRPANKLAKGNKLFMRFATKDDKKELGAARRSQYYMKYGNPNYGGMKGILSNSWKRRYHSRRIHRDVIKKRTLIGDDVGLTPPYKHRHSGLVNVPEEPIEEEEEEEEDQDMDEDDRVVVEYRDELQPFKQSRDRSAARRSSASASDSDEMDYDLELKMISTPSPKKSMKMTMYADEVESQLKNIRNSMRADSIATSNVKNRIGSKGSSEKVVDVRLLLEEKRQHNNGPRQQNSTVKSDVRQRLGKRPHSPEVKPPSSTSAPRREPISDVHSRLGIPKQDVKGLYSDTREKKSGNLWTRLGSAPKTQEKTSDKPENPVTSPEEEDSELQRVWGALIKEKEQSRQKKSRLDNLPSLQIEISRESSSGSDTES; translated from the exons ATGATGAAGAAAG CAATTCCTAAAGTGAGACTGGACACAATTTACATTTGTGGGGTGGATGAAATGAGTACACAGGACATCTTTGCCTATTTCAAAGAATATCCTCCTGCTCATATAGAGTGGCTAGATGATACGTCAT GTAATGTGGTCTGGCTTGATGAAGTAACAGCAACACGGGCTCTAATAAATATGAGTTCCTTGCCTGatcaggagaaaacaaaaagcagagaaaacaatgaagagaagacagctgaaaaaaacaagaaag gaaaacaggaggaaagTTCTGATGATGAGGCAGAAGAAGGAGAGGTAGAGGATGAGAATCCGAGTGATGTTGAG TTGGATGCCCTGTCCCAGGTAGAAGAGGATTCTCTCCTGCGTAATGATCTTCGCCCTGCCAATAAACTGGCTAAAGGAAACAAGCTATTCATGAGATTTGCTACTAAAG atgacaaaaaagagctgggagctgcaagGCGAAGCCAATATTACATGAAGTACGGCAATCCCAATTATGGAGGCATGAAGGGGATTCTTAGTAATTCTTG GAAACGAAGATACCATTCACGACGAATCCACCGGGATGTCATAAAGAAGAGGACACTTATTGGGGATGATGTTGGCTTAACTCCTCCTTATAAACATCGTCATTCAG GCTTAGTAAATGTTCCTGAGGAGCCTattgaggaggaagaggaggaggaagaagatcAGGATATGGATGAAGATGACAGAGTTGTTGTAGAATACCGTGATGAACTGCAACCTTTCAAACAGTCTCGAGACCGCAGTGCAGCAAGACGATCAAGTGCAAGTGCATCTGATTCTGATGAAATGGACTATGATCTTGAATTGAAAATGATATCAACCCCCTCTCCCAAAAAGAGCATGAAAATGACAATGTATGCAGATGAGGTCGAATcgcaactgaaaaatattag gaattcTATGCGAGCAGATAGCATAGCGACCAGTAATGTCAAAAACCGGATTGGCAGTAAAGGATCATCGGAGAAAGTTGTAGATGTAAGACTACTGTTAGAAGAAAAACGTCAGCATAATAATGGGCCGCGCCAGCAAAACAGCACTGTAAAATCAG ATGTGCGGCAAAGACTGGGAAAAAGACCCCATTCTCCAGAAGTTAAGCCTCCAAGTAGTACTTCTGCTCCTCGTCGAGAACCGATATCTGATGTACACAGCCGGTTAGGAATCCCCAAACAAGATGTAAAAGGCCTCTACTCTGAtaccagagagaagaaatcag GTAATTTATGGACCCGATTAGGGTCTGCTCCGAAGACACAAGAAAAGACTTCAGATAAACCTGAAAACCCTGTGACAtctccagaggaggaggatTCAGAGCTCCAAAGGGTTTGGGGTGCTctcattaaggaaaaagaacagtCTCGACAAAAAAAGAGTCGATTGGATAATTTACCATCTCTACAAATTGAAATCAGCCGGGAAAGCAGTTCTGGATCAGATACTGAATCATGA
- the NCBP3 gene encoding nuclear cap-binding protein subunit 3 isoform X3 has protein sequence MEGDWSRTFVVQCGRVISAVLIDGNEFCEDTSRRYENKAGSFITGIDVTSKEAIEKKEQRAKRFHFRAEVNLAQRNVALDRDMMKKAIPKVRLDTIYICGVDEMSTQDIFAYFKEYPPAHIEWLDDTSCNVVWLDEVTATRALINMSSLPDQEKTKSRENNEEKTAEKNKKGKQEESSDDEAEEGEVEDENPSDVELDALSQVEEDSLLRNDLRPANKLAKGNKLFMRFATKDDKKELGAARRSQYYMKYGNPNYGGMKGILSNSWKRRYHSRRIHRDVIKKRTLIGDDVGLTPPYKHRHSGLVNVPEEPIEEEEEEEEDQDMDEDDRVVVEYRDELQPFKQSRDRSAARRSSASASDSDEMDYDLELKMISTPSPKKSMKMTMYADEVESQLKNIRNSMRADSIATSNVKNRIGSKGSSEKVVDVRLLLEEKRQHNNGPRQQNSTVKSDVRQRLGKRPHSPEVKPPSSTSAPRREPISDVHSRLGIPKQDVKGLYSDTREKKSGNLWTRLGSAPKTQEKTSDKPENPVTSPEEEDSELQRVWGALIKEKEQSRQKKSRLDNLPSLQIEISRESSSGSDTES, from the exons ATGGAGGGTGACTGGTCCAGGACCTTTGTTGTTCAATGTGGTCGTGTGATTTCAGCAGTCCTCATTGATGGAAATGAGTTttgtgag gaCACTAGTAGGAgatatgaaaacaaagctggaaGTTTCATTACTGGAATAGATGTAACATCCAAG GAAGCAAttgagaaaaaggaacaaagagcaAAACGCTTTCATTTTCGAGCTGAGGTGAATCTTGCCCAAAGGAATGTAGCACTGGATCGGGACATGATGAAGAAAG CAATTCCTAAAGTGAGACTGGACACAATTTACATTTGTGGGGTGGATGAAATGAGTACACAGGACATCTTTGCCTATTTCAAAGAATATCCTCCTGCTCATATAGAGTGGCTAGATGATACGTCAT GTAATGTGGTCTGGCTTGATGAAGTAACAGCAACACGGGCTCTAATAAATATGAGTTCCTTGCCTGatcaggagaaaacaaaaagcagagaaaacaatgaagagaagacagctgaaaaaaacaagaaag gaaaacaggaggaaagTTCTGATGATGAGGCAGAAGAAGGAGAGGTAGAGGATGAGAATCCGAGTGATGTTGAG TTGGATGCCCTGTCCCAGGTAGAAGAGGATTCTCTCCTGCGTAATGATCTTCGCCCTGCCAATAAACTGGCTAAAGGAAACAAGCTATTCATGAGATTTGCTACTAAAG atgacaaaaaagagctgggagctgcaagGCGAAGCCAATATTACATGAAGTACGGCAATCCCAATTATGGAGGCATGAAGGGGATTCTTAGTAATTCTTG GAAACGAAGATACCATTCACGACGAATCCACCGGGATGTCATAAAGAAGAGGACACTTATTGGGGATGATGTTGGCTTAACTCCTCCTTATAAACATCGTCATTCAG GCTTAGTAAATGTTCCTGAGGAGCCTattgaggaggaagaggaggaggaagaagatcAGGATATGGATGAAGATGACAGAGTTGTTGTAGAATACCGTGATGAACTGCAACCTTTCAAACAGTCTCGAGACCGCAGTGCAGCAAGACGATCAAGTGCAAGTGCATCTGATTCTGATGAAATGGACTATGATCTTGAATTGAAAATGATATCAACCCCCTCTCCCAAAAAGAGCATGAAAATGACAATGTATGCAGATGAGGTCGAATcgcaactgaaaaatattag gaattcTATGCGAGCAGATAGCATAGCGACCAGTAATGTCAAAAACCGGATTGGCAGTAAAGGATCATCGGAGAAAGTTGTAGATGTAAGACTACTGTTAGAAGAAAAACGTCAGCATAATAATGGGCCGCGCCAGCAAAACAGCACTGTAAAATCAG ATGTGCGGCAAAGACTGGGAAAAAGACCCCATTCTCCAGAAGTTAAGCCTCCAAGTAGTACTTCTGCTCCTCGTCGAGAACCGATATCTGATGTACACAGCCGGTTAGGAATCCCCAAACAAGATGTAAAAGGCCTCTACTCTGAtaccagagagaagaaatcag GTAATTTATGGACCCGATTAGGGTCTGCTCCGAAGACACAAGAAAAGACTTCAGATAAACCTGAAAACCCTGTGACAtctccagaggaggaggatTCAGAGCTCCAAAGGGTTTGGGGTGCTctcattaaggaaaaagaacagtCTCGACAAAAAAAGAGTCGATTGGATAATTTACCATCTCTACAAATTGAAATCAGCCGGGAAAGCAGTTCTGGATCAGATACTGAATCATGA